The Neorhizobium sp. NCHU2750 genome contains the following window.
GCGCGGGAAAGGCGGCGGTCGGACAGGCGTCGAGGCAGGCGCGGCAGGAACCGCAATGATCCTTCTCGCCGGCATCGATATCGAGCTCGGCGGTGGTGAACAGGCTACCTAGAAACAGCCAAGATCCATGGCTGCGGCTGACGAGATTGGTATGCTTGCCCTGCCAGCCGAGGCCTGCAGCCTCCGCCAGCGGTTTTTCCATCACCGGTGCCGTATCGACGAACACCTTCACATCCTCGCCGGCCCGTGCCGCAAACCGGGTGGCGATCTCCTTCAGCCGTCCCTTGATGACATCGTGATAGTCGCGATTGCGGGCATAGACGGATATTGCCGCCTTGTCTTTCATCGCCTGCAGGTAACGCGGATCCTCGTCCGGCCCGTAATTCAGGCCGAACATCACGATCGAGCGCACCTCTCCCCACAGCACTTTCGGATCACCGCGCCGCTCGCGTGTCTCGGCCATCCACTCCATCGTGCCGTGGTGGCTGTCGTCGAGAAAGACCGACAGCCGTTCGGGTGCGCGCGGAATGCTGTCCGGCAGGGTGATCCGACAGAGATCGAAACCCTGCGCTGCCGCTTCCTCGCGAATGAAGGCGGTCAGCTTCTGCCGCCGGCGAAGCGTCTTCTCGTCTTCGCTCTTTAGGGCGCTAGAAATCGAGGTCCGCATAATGGGACACCGGGGTGAGGCCGCGAATGCGTTCGGCCAGCATCGGACGGAAGGACGGTCGCGATTTCAGCCGCTGGTACCAGTCCTTGGCGATCGGGAATTCCGACCAGTCGATCTCGCCGAGATAGTCGAGCACCGAGAGCGAGGCCGCTGCCGCAAGATCGGCATAGCTCAGCCGTTCGCCGGCAAGCCATTGGCGCGAACCTGCGAGCCAGGAAAGATATTTCATATGCTGGCGGATATTGGCGCGCGAGGTGCGCAGCGCCTTTGAATCCGGCGCCCCTCCGCCCTGGGCTGCCGTCATCTGCAGCTTGTAGACCCGCTCGCGCGTCAGCGGCCGAGTGACATCCTGCTCCATCTTCTGCAGGAACCATTCCGTCAGGCGACGGATCTCGGCCCGGTGCCATGGATCTTCGGCCAGAAGCCGCCGCTCGCGCTTCAGGACGCCATGGGTCTCGTCGAGAAACTCCATCAGCACCGAGGGACCACAGAGCACACGCATGCTGTCATCGACATAGACCGGCAAAGTCGCCGCCGGGTTGAGGTTCAGAAACTCACGGCGCTTTTCCCATGGCTGTTCTTCGACCAGATCTGCCTGAAACCCATATTCCGCCAAAATCAGGCGTACAAATCGCGAAGCAGATGACATGGGGTGATGATAGAGGGTGGGCATAGGGGCGTGGGCTTCGATAAAAAGGGTAAAAGGGTGGGGCTGGCCGCTTCCGCGCCCGCCTGACATATGTCAGCTATATGGATTTGGTAGGGCCAACACAAGCAAGCTGCCATAGACTCAACATTCTGCTGCAAACTGCCGCGATTTTCTCAGCAAAGGATTAAGATTAGTGGATCAACCGATCATCAGCGCACTCTTGCTCGGCCTCATTGAGGGGATCACCGAATTCTTGCCGATCTCCAGTACCGGCCATCTCATCATTGCGGAGCAATGGCTGGGTCAGCGTTCGGACCTGTTCAACATCGTCATTCAGGCTGGTGCGATCATCGCGGTGACCATCATCTACTGGCGCCGGTTGCTCAACCTGCTGCTCGGCTGGCGTCAGCCGGAGAACCGCGACTATGCCGCAAAGCTGATCGTCGCCTTCCTGATCACCGCCATCCTTGGCCTGATCGTCAAGAAGCTCGGCTTCGAACTGCCGACCACCGCAACCCCGGTTGCCTGGGCACTGATCATCGGCGGTATCTGGATGATCTTTGCCGAATGGGCTGCAGCCAAGCGGCCGCCATCGACGAAAATCACCTGGCTTGTTGCCGTTCTTGTCGGTATCGCCCAGATCGTCGCCGGCATTTTCCCCGGCACTTCCCGTTCGTCCACGACGATCTTCGTCGCCCTGCTCGCCGGCACCGGCAGCCGCGTGGCGGCAACCGAATTCGCCTTCCTCGTCGGCATCCCGACCATGTATGCGGCGAGCGGCTATGAGTTGCTGAAGGCCTTCAAGGATGGCAGCGCGGCAAACGAGGACTGGACCTCGCTCGGCATTGCCTTCGTCGTGTCGACGGTCGTCGCCTTCATCGCCGTCAAGTGGCTTCTGTCCTTCATCCAGACCAACCGTTTCACCGTGTTCGCGGTCTATCGCATCATCGTTGGCGTGATCCTTCTGGGCATGGCACTGGCCGGCTTCATCGCCGAGTAAGCCGGCGAACTTTCCGTAGCACCCATCATCAAGAACGGAAAAAAGGCGGGGCGCCACCGGCGCTCCGCCTTTCTCATGATGTTCGTTAACTGACGACCCGGTCGACCGCTGGCCGGTATTGCAACGGGAAAACCCGTGCCGGTTTCTGGTCTGGCCGGAGCGGTGCCTTTATCGAATGGACGCCGTGCTGCAGGGATCGACGCCGTAGGCCGGCGCGCAATCAACCTTGCCGCCTGCAGCGGTCTGGGGAGCCATGAATGAGCCTGCAAGAATGACGAGTGCCGCGCACGCAAAAAATAGGGCGATAGGCTTGCCCATGAAGACGCCTTTCAGAAGAGGTGAATGTTGGTCAGAACCAATTTTCTGCGATCGATTTATTGGTCGCTCACAACGAATTCAATATAGGATTTTGCTAAACCTGCGGTTAACGCACAGTCGTCAATCGGTGAGGACTTTATGCCACATAGACAGGTATCGAACTGCACAATCTCAAGCCGTTAGCAACCGCTGCCCAACGGCGAGGCAGCGCAAAACGATGTCCGGATCGGGGTTGGAAATCTCTCAGGCGGCCTTGCCGCTACCGGTAAATTGGCCGTGCGGACGGAAATGCACGAGATAGGAAGCCAGGATCGAACCGGGGACGACCGGTCTGATACCGAGGCCACAAAGCGTGCGGCCTTCCTTTGCGGCAGCGTCCGATACGACATTGTCCTTTTTCAGCAATTCCACCTGATCGGCGGTCAGCGGCGGCGCGACGAACGGGATGAGCGACGCAATGCTGCCGATCAACGAGGCGATCCCGAAGGGAATCGAGATCAGCGGGCGCTCGCGATTGGTCACCCGCAGCACGGTCTCGAGACATTCACGGAAGGTCATGACCTCGGCTCCGCCGAGTTCGTAGATCGTCCCGCTCTTCACGGCGCCATCGACCGACCGGCCAACGACCTCGGCCACATCCTCCACATAGACCGGCTGCAGCTTCGTCTTGCCGCCGCCGATCAGCGGCAGGAATGGCAGACGCCGCGCCATGGCGCCGAACTTGTTGAAGAAATTGTCTTCCGGTCCGAAAATGATCGACGGGCGAAGAATGACGGCGTCCGGCATCAGCGAAAGGATGCTCTCCTCCGCACGACCCTTGCTGCGTGCATAGGACGAGCCGGAATTGACGTCGGCGCCGATCGCCGAAATATGTGTAAGCTTCGCGCCGGCCTTTTTGGCAGCCTCTGCCACCGTGCGCGCGCCCGTTTCCTGGATGGCATCGAACGTGTTGCGTCCGCTTTCGAAAAGAATGCCGACGCAGTTGATCACATGGACCGAACCCTCGACCGCCCGCTCGACCGACTGAGGATAGCGAAGATTGGCCTGGACCAGCGAGATCTGCCCGACATAACCGGCGGGCAGAAGGAAACCGGCGAGATCGGGTCGGCGTACCGCCACCCGCACGCGATAGCCGCGCTTGACGAGCTTGCTGACCACATGACGTCCGACGAAGCCGGAGCCCCCGAATACGGTGACGAGCGGCGGTAGGTTTTTCACGGTCATGGTCTGCCCCGAAAGCTGTCTCTTGTTCTTCGGTCTTAACTGAATCCCGCAACTGGTGAAAGGGCTTTCGACGCCGCAAGCCTGCGCGCAAACGATGTTTTGACGTCGTGTTTACGGCTCTCTTAAATGCCCTCCACCAGCACCATCTCGCCCTCTGCGGCTTCCTGGCGGATCTTGCTCGCCACCTGATATTCCGGCGAGTTGTAGCATTCCAGCGCGGCCTTCATCGACGGGAACTCGATCACGACATTGCGGTGACGCGCAGTGCCCTCGAGTTCGGTAATCGTGCCGCCGCGAGCCAGGAAATGCGCGTCATACTTGTCGAAGGCAAGTTTCGACGCCGCGATGTAGTCCTTGTAGCGCTCGGGGTCGTGAATATCCATCCGTGCAATCCAATAGGCCTTAGTCATCAAATTTCCTCCTCCTTGTGACTATAGTGAGACGTTGGTCGAATCAGGGTGCAAGTCAATATGAAGCGTAACGTACTCCTTGTCGCACTCGCCTTGGTTGATGTCGGATTTGCTCAGGCAGTCGTCCGTCCGCCGCTGGCTCATGCCGCCGCCTGCTCTCAAGGCGTCATGGATGCGCTGCGTGCGCCCGGCGGCAAGGACGCAAGGCCGGTCGAAATCCGCTGCGATGTTTCGCTGACGGCAAGCGATAAAATTACCCGCCGGATCGTCTTTTCCGGCAGCCGCGCTTCCGGCGTCGTGTTCGATTGTAACGGTGCCACGATCGACGGCAGCCTGTCGAAGGAGCGCACGGTGCTGATCCGCTCGGTGCAGAAGGATGGGAAATGGGACGTCCCGACCGGCATCACGATCCGCAACTGCACGATCAATGGCGATCTTCGCATCCGTGGATTGGGCAATAACGGCCAGGCGGAACTGGTGAAAAAGTCGTCGCTCGAGCCCGGCCACACGGCGCGCGCGCAGGCGGCAGCGCCGAGCGGCATCCTGCTCGAGAACCTGACCTTTTCCGGAAGCGGCGGCATTCCCTTCTATATCGCACCGGGCGTCACCGGCGTGACGTTGCGCAATTCGCATTTCACCGGCAAGTCGACGTCGACCGTCGTTTATCTCGATGCGGAATCGGCGCGCAACACCATCGTCGGCAACACGTTCTCGGCGCATACCAGGGGGCGGGAAGTGCTGGCTGTCGATGGCTCGGCGGACAATCGGATCGAGAACAACACGTTCGTCAACCCGCTGACCGGCGGCATCTTTCTATACCGGAACTGCGGTGAGGGCGGCACGGTCCGTCACCAGTCGCCGCACGGCAATATAATCAGCGGCAATACATTCCAGTACGACCTGCCCCTGGCGCGGCCTGCCGTATGGATTGGTAGCCGCCAGGGGGTAAGCCTCTTCAACAGCTATTGCCTCGTCCAGCCGAAAATGCTGCTCGGCGGTCTCGATCACAATGATGGCGCCAACAACAATACCGTCGTCGATAATCACCTGCCGGGCGGCAAGCCGAGCCTGATCGTCGATCAAGGCGCTCGTAACAGGATCGCGAACAATCGATGAGCAGTCTCAGGCGTCGTTGGCGGGCCAGAGCGCCTGACGCATTTCGGCAAGGATTGCCTCGGCCGCGGCCTTCGGATCGGCGGCCTTGACGATCGGCCGGGCAACGACGAGATGGGTGGAACCGTTGGTGAGCGCATCGCCCGGCGTGACGACGCGCTTCTGGTCGCCCGCATCGGCGCCTTTCGGGCGGATGCCCGGTGTGACGATCGCCACCTCGGTGCCGACGATCTCGCGCACCGCAGCGGATTCTTCCGCCGAGCAGACGATACCGCCCATTCCTGCCTCACGGGCCTGTGCCGCGCGTGTGCGCACCAGTTGCTCGGGCGTCTGGGCATAGCCCGCCTCGGTCACGTCGGCGGCATCCATCGATGTCAGGACAGTCACGCCGAGAAGGCAGAGATCGGAACCCTTGGCGGCCTCGACTGCGGCGCGCATCGCCTTCGGATAGGCATGCAGCGTCAGCATCGTCATGCCCATCTTGGCGATGTTCTCGACACCCTTCGCCACCGTGTTGTCGATGTCGAGCAGTTTCATATCGAGGAAGATCTTCTTGCCGTCCTTTGCGAGGTCGCGGGCGAATTCCAGTCCGCCGGCAAAGGCGAGCTGATAGCCGATCTTGTAGAAGGAGACGGTGTCACCGAGCATCGAAACCATCGCCTCGGCTTCGGAAACTGTCGGGATGTCGAGGCCCACGATAAGCCGGTCACGCGCTTGCATGCTGTTCAATCTCCCTGCCATGTTTCGATCGGCGTCCAGTCGCACGAGATGGCGCGATCCGCAAGGGTAAAGCGGAAGAGATTTCCCCCTCCGCCGGGCTGATCCTGCGAGCGCGAGATCGGAATCCGCATGAGATGGCATTTCAGAAGCGTGCCGACGCCGCCATGGCCAACGAATGCAATCGGCGCGGCCGGATCATGATCGGCGAGCACGGCCTCGACGATGGAAACGATCCGCGCTTGCGCATCGGTGGCGCGCTCCCAGCCCCGGAAGCTCTCGTTAGGGTGGGCGAAGAACCAGTCCGCCGCGGCCTCGAATTCCGGCGAGGCCAGAAAGCCGGTGGCGGATCGGTCGTTCTCATGCATGCCGTCGATGATCTCGACTGCCACTCCCGCGGCCTTGGCGAGAATCTCGCCGGTTTCGATCGCCTTCGTCTCGTCGCTGGTAATGATGCGGGCCAGAGAGTGCGCCCATGGAAGCGCGGCCGCCCTTTCCGCTCGCTCGCGGCCTAGCTCGGAGAGACCCCAGCGTGGCACCGGCACGTCGGGGTCGATCAGCACTTGCGGATGGGTGATATAGAGGCCGAAACTCATGCCGGATCGCACTCCGCTGCGGGTCGGGATCGATCCCGCTTATATCGGCCGCTTGACGGGCATATGACCTAAGCGCGCGTATAGGTCCAAAGCTGTGCCGGCGGGATATTCCGCACGACGAAATCGTAATGCTTGATCTTGTAGCGGTCGGGATTGGCGATGATCGGCGAGACCGGACCATAGGTGATCTGCATCACCGGGCGCCCGGCAGGCAGGCGATTGAGCAAGTCTTCCAGCAGCGCGATACGGCGCTCCATCGGAAAGCTGAGGAGCGGGATTGCCGAGACGACGCTGTCGAACGTCTTGTCCCTGAAGGCGCCGAGCGTCTTGTCGAGGTCGAAGGCATCGCCGTTGATGAAATTGACGCCGGAAAACGTCTTGACCAGATGCTGGTAGAAATCGGTCGAATACTCGATCGACACCAGGTCCTTTGGAGCGACACCCTTCTGCAGGATGGCCTTGGTGATGACGCCGGTACCGGGGCCGAGCTCAAGAACGGGCAGGCCGGACTTCGTATCGACGACACTCGCCATCCGTTTCGCCGTGACCGACGAAGTCGGCATGATCGCACCGACCTGTTTCGGGCCGTCGATCCATCCCTTGAAGAAGCGGATCTCTTCGTCAAATTTCCGGCCGAGCCGTTCCTTCAGGCGCAATTCCATCAACTCATCCTCTCCCGCTTTTCTGGCTACCTGGGGCCTCACGACGCAAAAGCAAGGAAAAATGTCGCAAGCAGCAAATGGCACAAAAAAGGCGGCTCGGAATTCCCGGCCGCCTCTTGGGTTTTATACGCGCATTGGCATCAAGACATAGAGCGCGTCATCGCCCGCCGTATCCCGCACCAGGGTTGGCGAGCCGGCATCTGCCAGCATGAAGATCGCATCGTCGCCGGAAAGCTGCGCCGTGATGTCGAGCAGATATTTGGCGTTGAAGCCGATTTCCATCGGGTCGTTTTCATAGCCGACTGCCACCTCTTCCGTGGCGCTGCCCGAATCCGGGTTGTTGACGGTCAGCATCAGCTGGCCTTCCGTCAGTGACAGCTTCACGGCGCGGCCGCGCTCCGACGAAATGGTCGAGACACGATCGACGGCCTTGGTGAAGGTCTGGCAATCGACCCGCATTTCCTTGTCGTTGCCGGTCGGGATGACGCGCTGGTAATCCGGGAAGGTGCCGTCGATCAGCTTCGACGTCATGATGATGTCGCCGATCGTCAGGCGGATCTTGGCATCCGACACTTCGACCGTCACCGCAGCTTCCGGATCATCGACCAGCTTCTGCAATTCGCCGACCGTCTTGCGCGGAATGATGATGCCCGGCATGCCTTCTGAACCCGATGGTGCCTCGACATCGGCGCGCGCCAGACGGTGCCCGTCGGTCGCGACGGCGCGCAGCTTCAGGTCGCCGCCCGCCTCGATCGTGTGGAAGAAGATGCCGTTGAGGTAATAGCGGGTTTCCTCCGTGGAGATCGCGAACTGCGTCCGGTCGATCAGCATCTTGAGGTCGGTCGCCTTCAGCTTGAACGTATGGCTGAACGAACCTGCGGTCAGATCGGGGAAATCGGTCTCCGGCAGGCATTGCAGCGAGAATTTCGAGCGGCCGGACTGTACCGTCATCGAGCCGCCATCCGGATTGGTGGCGAGCAGCACTTCCGAGCCGTCCGGCAGCTTGCGGACGATTTCATAAAGAAGATGAGCGGGAACGGTAGTGGCGCCCGCGGTCTCGACCATGGCCGGAACGGCCTCGGTGATCTCCAGATCGAGGTCGGTCGCCTTCAGTTCGAGATTGGCGCCGGATGCACGCATCAGCACGTTGGAGAGGATCGGGATGGTGTTGCGGCGCTCGACCACGCGATGCACGTGGTTCAGCGATTTCAGAAGATTGGACCGCTCGAGAGTAATACGCATGGACTCAACCGCTTTCGACCTTGGCGATCTGTGGGATAGCTCGCCTGATATTCTTCGGCCTGTCATAAGCCGGACGATGTGGACGGGCAAAATGGCAGAGATCGGCCTTTGAATGCAAGAGCAGAACCGGAGGCGCTTGCGTCATTTCGGCACTCGACTGCCGCTGCACACAGAAAACTTGGATATCCGCCGCTTGCGGGCCGCCATCGTGTTGATCATAAAGAGCCATGATCATCGTTAAGAATTGCAGAGCCAGTGGCCGGACCCTCTGAAGTGCCCCGCGGCTATCGCGTCGCCAATACATTCGTCCCTTCGCGCCCGCTGGAGCCGGCGCTCTATCTGGTCGCGACCCCGATCGGCAACCTCGGCGATATTACGCTGAGAGCCCTGGAAACCTTGGGTGGGGCGGACGTGCTGGCCTGCGAGGATACCCGCGTCACTCGCGTGCTGCTCGACCGCTACGGCATAGCCAACAAGCCCTATGCCTATCACGAGCATAATGCCGACGAGATGGGGCCGAGGCTTCTGGCGGCACTCGAAGACGGAAAATCGGTGGCGCTGGTTTCCGATGCCGGAACGCCGCTCGTCTCCGATCCCGGCTACAGGCTTGGCCAGATGGCGATTGAGGCCGGCCACAAGGTCGTCCCCATTCCCGGCGCATCGGCGCCGCTCGCGGCACTGGTTGCTTCCGGCCTGCCCAACGATGCCTTCCTTTTCGCCGGCTTCCTGCCGGTCAAGGACAAGGCGCGACGGGACCGGCTGGCGGAACTCTCCAAGGTGCCGGCAACCCTGATCTTCTTTGAATCCCCCCACCGCATTGCCGCAACGCTCGCTTCCGCTGCGGACGTTCTGGGGCACGGTCGCAGCGCCTGCGTCGGCCGCGAACTTACCAAGGCCTTCGAGGAGATCAGCCGCGCAAATCTTGGCGAACTGGCCGATGCCTTCGAGAGCCGTACGGTGAAAGGCGAGATCGTCTTCCTCGTCGGTCCGCCGGCTGAGGAAGAGATATCGACCGCGGTCGATGTCGACGCGCTGCTGATGGAACTGGGTGCCTCGATGCCGGCATCCAAGGCTGCCGCCGAAGCTGCTCGCCTGACCGGGCTGCAGAAGCGTGATCTCTACCAGCGTCTTGTCGAGATGAAGGCCCAATGATGAAGGGAAGGAACGGTGGCTGATGGGGCAGGGGCCTGAGGGAAGCCGGCATAGAAGACAGCGCGCCGAACGGCGCGGTCACATATCGGAATATCTTGCGGCCCTTTGCCTCATCCTCAAGGGCTACCGTATCCTCCAGCTGCGATATCGGACGAAGCTGGGCGAGATCGACATCATCGCCCGCAGGAAGACGCTCATTGTTTTTGTCGAGGTCAAGGCCCGCGCCCGCGAGGCCGATGCCATCGATGCGGTCGGCTATGAAACCCAGCGGCGGATAAGGGCTTCCAGCGATATCTGGCTGTCGAAGCGGCGCGATGCACACCTTCTGTCCTGCCGCTACGATATCATCGCCGTTCTGCCCGGCCGGTTGCCCCGCCATTTCATTGATGCGTTCTGATTGAAATTTTGACGGCCGGATGAAGTTTTTGCAAAGCCGTGCACTGTCATGGAACTGAAACAAAACTGTTAAGGTCCTGTCATCGAGCCCCCCTATCAGCGTCCTCAACCCCAATCACGGTGGAGAGGACGACCATGTTCAAGAAACTTTCGATCGCAGCAGCAGCGGTCGCACTGTCGGCGACCTCGTCGATGGCTGCAACCGAGATCACCTGGTGGCACGCCATGGGCGGCAAGCTCGGCCAGAAGCTCGAAGACGTCGCCGCGAAGTTCAACCAGAGCCAGAGCGAATACAAGATCGTTCCGGTCTACAAGGGCACCTATCCGGAAACCCTGACCGCCGCGATCGCTGCCTTCCGCGCCGGTCAGCAGCCCGCCATCGTTCAGGTCTTCGAAGTCGGCACCGGCACGATGATGGCCGCCAAGGGCGCCGTCTACCCGGTCTACAAGCTGATGAAGGACGAAGGCGAGCCGTGGGATCCGTCGAAGTTCCTCGCTCCGGTCACCGGCTACTACACCGATCCGCAGGGCAACATCCTGTCCATGCCGTTCAATTCCTCGACGCCGATCCTGTATTACAACAAGGACGTCTTCCAGAAAGCTGGCCTGAACCCCGACGTTGCCCCGAAGACCTGGGCTGAACTCGGCGAGATGAGCAAGAAGATCGTGTCTTCGGGCGCGGCCAAGTGCGGCTTCACCATGTCCTACGGCGCAAGCTGGGTCGGCCTTGAGAACTACTCGGCCATTCAGGATCTGCCCTATGGCACGAAGCAGAACGGCTTCGGCGGCATGGATGCACGTCTTACCTTCAACGGTCCGCATCAGGCTGCCTTCTGGGATCAGCTGAAGAAGTGGCACGATGACGGTTCCTACAAGTATGGCGGCCCGAGCAGCGGCGCCGATGCGGCACCGGCCTTCTACTCGCAGCAATGCGCCGTCTACATGAACTCGTCCGCCTCGCGCGCAGACGTCATCGCCAACTCGAAGTTCAATGTCGGCTTCGCACCGATGCCTTACGACGACACCGTCACCAAGGATCCGAAGAACTCGATCATCGGCGGTGCGACGCTCTGGGTTCTGAATGGCCAGAAGAACAAGGATGTCTACAAGGGCGTGGCGAAGTTCTTCACCTATTTGTCGCAGCCGGAAGTCCAGGCTGACTGGCACCAGTTCACCGGCTACCTGCCGATCACCAACGCTGCCTACGAGCTTGGCCAGAAGCAGGGCTACTACGCAGCCAACCCCGGTTCCGACATTGCCATCAAGCAGATCACCCGCGGCACTCCGGACGACAATTCCAAGGGCGTCCGCTTCGGCAACCTGAGCCAGATCCGCGATGTTCTCGACCAGCAGCTGGAAGCCGTTCTTGCCGGCAAGAAGACCGGCCAGGAAGCTCTCGATGATGGCGTCAAGCAGGGCAATTCCATCCTGACCGATTTCCAGGCTGCGAATTCCAACTAAGGATCACTCCTTATCCATGCGCCCTTCCCGGTTTTGACCGGGGAGGGCCTTTTCCTTGAATGGGAACCTGCCCGGACCATGACAGCCGGCCTCACCCACGGAAATTGCTCGGGGACCCCGCCATGCAGACCAAGCGCACCGTATTTCAAAGCCGCCTCCTGCCATATGTTCTCGTGGCACCGCAGCTGATCATCACGCTGATCTTCTTCGTATGGCCGGCCGGCCAGGCCATCTGGCAATCCTTTCTACTGCAGGATCCGTTCGGCATGCGGGACAAGTTCATCTGGTTTGCCAACTATACGCGCCTCATGAATGATCCCGATTATCTCAATTCGCTGGTCGTCACTCTGGTCTTCGCCATCGGCGTCACCGTCCTGTCCATGGGCGTGTCGCTGCTGCTCGCCGTCTGCGTCAACCGCGTCATCCGCTCGCAGCGCTTCTACACGACGCTGCTCGTCTGGCCCTATGCCGTGGCGCCTGCCGCATCCGGTCTGCTCTCGTGGTTCATGTTCAACCCCAGTGTGGGCATCATTCCCTATGGCCTGTCTCACCTCGGCTACACCTGGAACCACCGCCTCATTCCGCATGACGCGATGATCCTCGTCATCATCGCCGCCGCCTGGAAGCAGATCTCCTACAATTTCCTCTTCTTCGTCGCCGGGCTTCAATCCGTGCCGCATTCGCTGACAGAGGCTGCCGCAATCGACGGCGCCGGTCCGGTCAAGCGCTTCTGGACGATCGTCTTCCCGCTCCTGTCGCCGACGACCTTCTTCCTCGCCGTCATCAACATCACCTATGCGATGTTCGACACCTTCCCGATCATCGATTCCACCACCGAGGGCGGCCCGTCGCAGTCGACCAATATCCTGGTCTACAAGGTCTATGCCGATGGTTTCGTCGGCCTCAACCTTGGGCCTTCGGCAGCCCAATCCGTGGTGCTGATGCTGATCGTTGTTCTGCTGACCGTCGTCCAGTTCCGCTGGATCGAACGCAAAGTGCAGTACTGATAGGAGCCCCGTCATGGTCGAGAACCGCCCGTTTTTGAACTTTCTCACCCATTTCGTGCTGATCCTCGGCATCGCCACGGTGGTCTTTCCCGTCTATCTCGCCTTCATCGCCTCGACCCGCGGTCCGGCCGACTTCCTCACGGGCGTCGTGCCGCTGACGCCGGGCGACCAGACCTGGGAAAACTATAGTGCGCTTCTCGGCGCCGGATCGACGCGCGCCGGTGCGCCGCCCTTCCTGCTGATGCTCGCCAACAGCCTGGTCATGGCGTTGCTGGTGGCCTTCGGTAAGATATTCATCTCGATACTGTCGGCATTTGCCGTCGTCTATTTCCGCTTTCCCGGTCGCATCATTGCCTTCTGGGTGATCTTCATGACGCTGATGCTGCCGATCGAGGTGCGCATCCTGCCGACCTACAAGGTGATCGCCGATCTCGGCATGCTGAATTCCTATGCCGGCCTCGTCATCCCGGTCATCGCCTCGGCCACCGCCACCTTCCTCTTCCGCCAGTTCTTCCTGACCATTCCGGAAGAGACGATGGAAGCGGCCCGTGTCGATGGTGCCGGTCCCCTGAAATTCTTCTGGGATATCCTTCTGCCGCTGTCGCGCACCAACATCGCGGCGCTGTTCATCATCATGTTCATCTTCGGCTGGAACCAGTATATCTGGCCGACGCTGATCACCACCGATCCGCATTTTTACACCGTGGTCATGGGCATCAAGCGGCTGACCGCCGTGCTTGACGGCGATACGCAATGGAACCTCGTCATGGCGGGTGTCATCCTGGCGGCGCTCCCCCCGGTTCTGGTCATCATTTTCATGCAGCGCCTGTTCGTCAAAGGCCTGGTTGAGACGGAGAAATAACAATGGCATCCATCGACGTCGAAAATGTCGGCAAGATCTATTCAGGCGGCGTGCGCGCGGTGTCCGATATCCGGCTCAACATCGCCGATGGCGAGTTCATCGTCCTTGTCGGTCCATCCGGCTGTGGCAAGTCCACGCTGCTGCGCATGATTGCAGGCCTTGAGACCATTTCAGAGGGCGAAGTGAAGATCGGCACCCGCACCGTCAACAATGTCGAGCCGGCCGATCGCGACATTGCCATGGTCTTCCAGAACTATGCGCTCTACCCGCATATGACGGTGAAGCAGAACCTCGAATACGGACTGAAAAACCGCAAGACGCCGAGGGCCGAGATCGACGCCCGCGTGGCGGAGGCTGCCCGCATGCTGGAAATCGGCCAGTATCTCGAGCGCAAGCCGAAGGCCCTTT
Protein-coding sequences here:
- the pyrF gene encoding orotidine-5'-phosphate decarboxylase, whose product is MQARDRLIVGLDIPTVSEAEAMVSMLGDTVSFYKIGYQLAFAGGLEFARDLAKDGKKIFLDMKLLDIDNTVAKGVENIAKMGMTMLTLHAYPKAMRAAVEAAKGSDLCLLGVTVLTSMDAADVTEAGYAQTPEQLVRTRAAQAREAGMGGIVCSAEESAAVREIVGTEVAIVTPGIRPKGADAGDQKRVVTPGDALTNGSTHLVVARPIVKAADPKAAAEAILAEMRQALWPANDA
- a CDS encoding histidine phosphatase family protein, which encodes MSFGLYITHPQVLIDPDVPVPRWGLSELGRERAERAAALPWAHSLARIITSDETKAIETGEILAKAAGVAVEIIDGMHENDRSATGFLASPEFEAAADWFFAHPNESFRGWERATDAQARIVSIVEAVLADHDPAAPIAFVGHGGVGTLLKCHLMRIPISRSQDQPGGGGNLFRFTLADRAISCDWTPIETWQGD
- the pmtA gene encoding phospholipid N-methyltransferase PmtA: MELRLKERLGRKFDEEIRFFKGWIDGPKQVGAIMPTSSVTAKRMASVVDTKSGLPVLELGPGTGVITKAILQKGVAPKDLVSIEYSTDFYQHLVKTFSGVNFINGDAFDLDKTLGAFRDKTFDSVVSAIPLLSFPMERRIALLEDLLNRLPAGRPVMQITYGPVSPIIANPDRYKIKHYDFVVRNIPPAQLWTYTRA
- the dnaN gene encoding DNA polymerase III subunit beta translates to MRITLERSNLLKSLNHVHRVVERRNTIPILSNVLMRASGANLELKATDLDLEITEAVPAMVETAGATTVPAHLLYEIVRKLPDGSEVLLATNPDGGSMTVQSGRSKFSLQCLPETDFPDLTAGSFSHTFKLKATDLKMLIDRTQFAISTEETRYYLNGIFFHTIEAGGDLKLRAVATDGHRLARADVEAPSGSEGMPGIIIPRKTVGELQKLVDDPEAAVTVEVSDAKIRLTIGDIIMTSKLIDGTFPDYQRVIPTGNDKEMRVDCQTFTKAVDRVSTISSERGRAVKLSLTEGQLMLTVNNPDSGSATEEVAVGYENDPMEIGFNAKYLLDITAQLSGDDAIFMLADAGSPTLVRDTAGDDALYVLMPMRV
- the rsmI gene encoding 16S rRNA (cytidine(1402)-2'-O)-methyltransferase, giving the protein MAGPSEVPRGYRVANTFVPSRPLEPALYLVATPIGNLGDITLRALETLGGADVLACEDTRVTRVLLDRYGIANKPYAYHEHNADEMGPRLLAALEDGKSVALVSDAGTPLVSDPGYRLGQMAIEAGHKVVPIPGASAPLAALVASGLPNDAFLFAGFLPVKDKARRDRLAELSKVPATLIFFESPHRIAATLASAADVLGHGRSACVGRELTKAFEEISRANLGELADAFESRTVKGEIVFLVGPPAEEEISTAVDVDALLMELGASMPASKAAAEAARLTGLQKRDLYQRLVEMKAQ
- a CDS encoding YraN family protein, translating into MGQGPEGSRHRRQRAERRGHISEYLAALCLILKGYRILQLRYRTKLGEIDIIARRKTLIVFVEVKARAREADAIDAVGYETQRRIRASSDIWLSKRRDAHLLSCRYDIIAVLPGRLPRHFIDAF